In Bacillus sp. DX3.1, the following proteins share a genomic window:
- a CDS encoding nucleotidyltransferase domain-containing protein: MQEQEKIFRNIQARLLATPFVKIAYIFGSHARKEATKKSDYDIAIETTDCSTKEFQWLWLQLMEDIEGRYKIDVVHVNTLSNEQLKKRIFQEGKLFVQRI; encoded by the coding sequence ATGCAAGAGCAGGAAAAAATATTCCGCAATATACAAGCACGTCTATTAGCGACGCCATTTGTAAAAATTGCATATATTTTTGGTTCTCATGCACGAAAGGAAGCGACAAAGAAGTCTGATTATGATATTGCTATTGAAACAACCGATTGTAGTACTAAGGAGTTTCAGTGGCTATGGCTTCAATTAATGGAAGATATAGAGGGAAGATATAAAATTGATGTAGTTCATGTAAATACGCTCTCTAATGAACAATTAAAGAAGCGTATATTTCAAGAAGGAAAGCTGTTTGTGCAGCGTATATAA
- a CDS encoding FtsX-like permease family protein has translation MTFWQFAFKNVTRNSQAYFAYFVSSAFSIMVFFSFAVYVYHPQLQGLQDFQERGPLMNLIGMAQFVIVMFSFFFLLYSIGTFLKVRKKQFGILTVLGISKKQLKRLVFMENMIIGLLSIFVGIQIGLVFSNFFLLITSKLTGAKGLYLYWPTEAITMTTITFIILFFIVSTFTPILIRTRKTVRLTKGDIQNKKEKRPSIIISLFGLTCLGTCYYIAGFPQNYITEESIKNGTAFLTVFAILPLVTIGTYLLFSQTIFLFIWLLKKRRRFYMKQINMLWISDLAARTRGNINMLFIVTMLSALAFTIITSLFATNNYTKAAILELYPMPFTYISNSENPLEEKHTATIEKELTNYQFQYKKHRSVVLKDKAFENDIMIMKESDYNTLSRLLNRPEIQLNETETYIISKFSPATLNLFTSPFIKRDTITIESNKKTFHIKGFSEQTLEPQFALPHMIVMQDNVVETMIPHIETVTIYNYVVEDWENTLLPTKNILKVINQDSNNISKPEEQEDGIQKEIPFSIFTASDELQQDKQSNVAGFFIGTFLGVIFFIGAASVLYFRMYTDLTREEEKYITITKIGLQATEMIRSATIQLAILFFVPYVIASIHTIFAIKFLQSTLALPLAKELVFVFVLFGVVEIIFFFFIRSLYIKKLSQRIKL, from the coding sequence ATGACATTTTGGCAGTTTGCATTTAAAAATGTCACGCGTAACTCACAAGCATATTTCGCCTATTTTGTAAGCAGTGCTTTTTCGATTATGGTTTTCTTTTCGTTTGCTGTATATGTATATCATCCGCAATTACAAGGCTTACAAGATTTTCAAGAACGAGGACCTCTTATGAATTTAATTGGGATGGCCCAATTTGTCATCGTCATGTTCTCGTTCTTTTTTCTCCTTTATTCTATCGGGACATTTTTAAAAGTACGCAAAAAACAATTTGGCATTTTAACGGTTCTCGGTATTTCAAAGAAACAACTAAAGCGACTTGTTTTTATGGAAAATATGATAATCGGATTATTATCGATTTTTGTTGGTATTCAGATTGGGCTTGTCTTTTCTAACTTTTTTCTATTGATTACCTCAAAATTAACCGGTGCAAAAGGACTATATTTATATTGGCCAACAGAGGCCATTACAATGACAACCATTACATTTATTATCTTATTCTTTATCGTTTCTACATTTACACCTATATTAATTCGTACGCGTAAAACAGTGCGTTTAACAAAAGGGGATATCCAAAATAAAAAAGAGAAAAGGCCTTCTATTATCATTTCTCTTTTTGGTTTAACTTGTTTAGGGACATGTTATTATATTGCCGGATTCCCGCAAAATTATATAACAGAAGAAAGTATTAAAAATGGCACTGCCTTTCTTACAGTCTTCGCCATTTTGCCACTGGTAACAATCGGAACCTATTTACTATTTTCACAAACCATTTTTCTTTTCATTTGGCTATTAAAAAAGAGACGCCGTTTCTACATGAAACAAATTAATATGCTTTGGATCTCTGATTTAGCCGCACGTACCCGTGGCAATATTAATATGCTCTTCATTGTAACAATGCTATCCGCACTTGCTTTTACAATTATTACATCGCTGTTTGCAACGAACAATTACACAAAAGCAGCTATTCTAGAACTTTATCCGATGCCTTTCACGTATATATCTAATAGCGAAAATCCATTAGAAGAAAAGCATACTGCTACAATTGAAAAAGAACTAACAAACTATCAATTTCAATATAAAAAGCATAGGTCTGTTGTTCTAAAAGATAAAGCTTTTGAAAATGATATTATGATTATGAAAGAAAGTGACTATAATACCCTTTCTAGACTACTAAACAGACCGGAGATCCAACTAAACGAAACGGAAACGTATATTATTTCTAAATTTTCACCGGCTACATTAAATTTATTTACAAGCCCTTTTATAAAAAGAGACACTATTACAATAGAATCTAATAAAAAAACATTTCATATAAAAGGCTTTTCCGAACAAACACTTGAGCCACAATTTGCACTTCCTCATATGATTGTTATGCAAGATAATGTAGTTGAGACGATGATTCCTCATATCGAAACTGTGACAATCTATAATTATGTAGTTGAAGATTGGGAAAATACACTTTTACCGACAAAAAATATATTAAAAGTTATTAATCAAGACAGCAATAATATTTCGAAACCTGAAGAACAAGAGGACGGCATACAAAAAGAAATTCCATTCAGTATTTTCACAGCTAGTGATGAACTACAGCAGGATAAACAAAGCAATGTCGCCGGTTTCTTTATCGGTACGTTTCTCGGCGTCATCTTCTTTATTGGAGCAGCTAGTGTACTCTACTTCCGGATGTACACTGATCTAACGAGAGAAGAAGAAAAATATATTACGATTACAAAAATTGGCTTACAAGCAACAGAAATGATACGTTCAGCTACGATTCAACTTGCTATTTTGTTCTTTGTTCCTTATGTCATCGCATCGATTCACACGATATTTGCTATTAAATTTTTACAAAGTACACTCGCACTTCCATTAGCAAAAGAATTAGTATTTGTTTTCGTATTATTCGGTGTTGTCGAGATCATTTTCTTTTTCTTCATTCGTTCACTTTACATCAAAAAATTATCACAGCGTATTAAACTGTGA
- a CDS encoding sensor histidine kinase produces the protein MKLFLRDHFAFFVLYALNFGIIFILYDAVDGFQNNKFYFIVLSMYLFICFLAYRYVRNRRLYNRLSEPPEKMEDAFIERAVAPLPHGVNELIRTQYHLFQKELQTYEVKQQEHQLFINHWVHQMKTPVSVMQLMVLEMEDEHLIPQYKQELEKLNQGLDMALYMARLNNFHEDFHVETISLKDAVTKNINSLKELFIRNGVFPVLEVHSDLMVASDAKWLKFIIYQLMTNAVRYSGGRGKKVFLSAYQNGKDIILEVRDEGVGIPQEDVRRVFEPFYTGKNGRTFGESTGMGLYIVSKICSYLGHSVKLESEVDKGTSIKIIFHNAANNQVNGHER, from the coding sequence ATGAAATTATTTTTACGTGATCATTTTGCGTTTTTTGTTCTTTATGCGTTAAACTTTGGTATCATTTTTATTCTTTATGATGCAGTCGATGGATTTCAGAACAATAAATTTTATTTTATTGTATTAAGCATGTACTTATTCATCTGTTTCCTTGCTTATCGCTACGTTCGAAATCGTAGATTATACAATCGATTAAGCGAACCACCTGAAAAGATGGAAGATGCGTTTATTGAAAGAGCAGTAGCTCCTCTGCCTCATGGTGTAAACGAGCTTATTCGTACGCAATACCATCTATTCCAAAAAGAATTGCAAACATATGAAGTAAAACAACAAGAGCATCAATTATTTATTAACCACTGGGTGCATCAAATGAAAACACCGGTTTCTGTTATGCAGCTTATGGTGCTTGAAATGGAAGATGAGCACCTCATTCCACAGTATAAACAAGAGTTGGAAAAGTTAAATCAAGGACTTGATATGGCGCTATATATGGCACGGTTAAATAACTTCCATGAAGATTTTCATGTAGAAACTATTTCATTAAAAGATGCCGTAACAAAAAATATAAACAGTTTAAAAGAGCTGTTCATTCGAAATGGTGTCTTTCCTGTTTTGGAAGTCCATTCAGATTTGATGGTGGCTTCTGATGCAAAATGGTTAAAGTTTATTATTTATCAATTAATGACAAATGCCGTTCGCTATTCTGGCGGAAGAGGAAAGAAAGTATTCTTATCTGCTTACCAAAACGGCAAAGATATCATTTTAGAAGTTCGTGATGAAGGTGTCGGTATCCCGCAGGAAGATGTTCGAAGAGTATTTGAGCCATTTTACACTGGGAAAAATGGACGTACTTTTGGAGAATCAACTGGTATGGGACTTTATATTGTAAGTAAAATTTGCTCTTATTTAGGCCATTCTGTGAAATTAGAATCCGAAGTAGACAAAGGTACAAGCATCAAAATCATCTTCCATAACGCTGCGAACAATCAAGTGAATGGGCATGAAAGGTGA
- a CDS encoding ABC transporter ATP-binding protein: MEEVLHIKNVSKVYEGKVPHTALKNINLHVDKGEFVAIMGPSGSGKSTFLNVISTIDSPTAGEVFINGKQPHTFRREKLAVFRRQELGFVFQNFNLLDTLTIGENIVLPLTLDNVPLKEMDKKLDIISKKLGIDHILNKRIFEVSGGQAQRTAVARAVIHNPSLLLADEPTGNLDSKAAIDVMELFTKLNKEEQATILMVTHDPFAASYCNRIIFIKDGGLYNELHRGLHREKFYQEILDVLALLGGRRG, from the coding sequence ATGGAAGAAGTATTACACATTAAAAATGTCTCAAAAGTGTATGAGGGAAAAGTCCCTCATACCGCTTTAAAAAATATTAATTTACATGTAGATAAAGGTGAATTTGTCGCAATTATGGGTCCTTCCGGAAGCGGTAAATCCACTTTTTTAAACGTGATTTCAACAATTGATTCCCCTACTGCTGGAGAAGTTTTTATTAATGGAAAACAGCCGCACACATTCCGCAGAGAAAAACTAGCCGTTTTCCGTCGCCAAGAGTTGGGCTTTGTCTTCCAAAACTTTAATTTGTTAGATACATTAACAATTGGTGAAAATATTGTATTACCATTAACGTTAGATAATGTTCCTCTTAAAGAAATGGATAAGAAATTAGATATCATTTCCAAAAAGCTTGGAATTGATCATATTTTAAACAAACGAATTTTTGAAGTTTCTGGTGGACAAGCACAGCGTACAGCAGTTGCTCGCGCTGTTATTCATAACCCTTCTTTACTGCTCGCCGATGAACCAACAGGAAATTTAGATTCCAAGGCTGCTATCGATGTAATGGAGCTTTTTACAAAGTTAAATAAAGAAGAACAGGCTACTATTTTAATGGTAACACATGATCCATTTGCGGCTAGCTACTGCAACCGTATCATTTTTATTAAAGACGGAGGACTGTATAACGAATTACACCGTGGCCTGCATCGTGAAAAGTTTTATCAAGAAATTCTAGATGTGTTAGCACTACTAGGAGGCAGACGTGGATGA
- a CDS encoding permease, giving the protein MKNNTLALLKIRLITQLGLNTFKYEKDKKKKQNKILISVSLTLVAVMLMLYCGAAAYGLVELRITEVIPVYALVLSSVLTLVFTMFKANGELFAFKDYDFVMSLPIRVSTVIASRFLYLYVLNTVFSMIVMLPMGVVYCIYAKPSVSFYFMWFISLFTASLILTTIAAVFGACITAIASKFRNTNRVTTILSIMVIVISSFFMIKMRNTKYSLNDLNGIGAIVSEQLAKVYPPANIFQKAIVDADMGAFIFFVGISVIWYYLFVKILSLKYKQINTGISTYHMRSNYKIDSMKKENVLIALYKKELTRFFGSSVYVINSGMGVVIAIAFSLAVVVVGPSKLISYPGIEMILPGVAPFAISAIISMTCTTCVSLSLEGKNVWIIKSLPLTPKVIYDSKILMNLSLSIPASIISAILMIIGLKPDVWTSILIVITPLTYSFFSAIWGIFINNRFAYYDWESETQVVKQSVGSFVGMFGGLIMAGIPGLLVGTATISNYRVFTFVVVVALSIITTLLYNNESRKSIR; this is encoded by the coding sequence ATGAAAAATAATACGCTCGCTCTTTTAAAAATCCGTCTGATAACGCAGCTAGGTCTCAATACTTTTAAATATGAAAAAGATAAGAAAAAGAAGCAGAATAAAATTTTGATTTCAGTATCTCTTACCTTGGTTGCTGTAATGTTGATGTTATATTGTGGAGCCGCAGCATATGGATTGGTGGAACTTAGAATAACAGAAGTCATTCCAGTTTATGCACTCGTTCTTAGTAGTGTATTGACTTTAGTTTTCACCATGTTTAAGGCGAATGGAGAGCTTTTTGCTTTTAAGGATTATGATTTCGTGATGTCATTACCGATTCGCGTAAGTACAGTTATTGCTAGTAGATTTTTGTATTTATACGTGCTAAATACGGTCTTTTCAATGATAGTCATGTTACCAATGGGCGTTGTTTATTGTATATATGCGAAACCATCAGTTTCTTTCTATTTTATGTGGTTCATCAGTCTGTTTACAGCATCTTTAATTCTAACAACGATTGCAGCAGTTTTTGGAGCATGTATTACAGCAATCGCCTCTAAATTTAGAAATACGAATAGAGTAACGACGATTTTAAGTATTATGGTAATTGTTATATCTAGCTTCTTCATGATAAAAATGAGAAATACGAAATATAGCTTGAATGATCTTAATGGGATTGGAGCAATCGTTTCAGAGCAATTGGCTAAAGTGTATCCGCCCGCCAACATTTTTCAAAAAGCAATTGTGGATGCTGATATGGGAGCTTTTATCTTTTTTGTTGGGATATCAGTTATTTGGTATTATCTTTTTGTAAAAATACTCTCTCTTAAATATAAGCAAATCAACACAGGTATTTCTACGTATCATATGCGTTCAAATTATAAGATCGATAGTATGAAAAAAGAAAACGTATTGATTGCATTATATAAAAAAGAATTGACGCGTTTCTTTGGTTCTTCAGTATATGTAATAAATAGTGGCATGGGCGTTGTGATTGCGATAGCTTTCTCACTTGCAGTAGTTGTGGTAGGGCCGAGTAAATTAATAAGCTATCCTGGCATCGAAATGATTTTGCCAGGGGTTGCACCATTTGCGATTTCAGCAATAATTTCGATGACATGTACAACTTGTGTGTCATTGTCGTTAGAGGGAAAAAACGTATGGATCATCAAGTCATTGCCTCTTACACCCAAAGTTATTTATGACAGTAAGATTTTGATGAACCTTTCGCTGAGTATACCTGCATCAATTATTAGCGCTATACTTATGATTATAGGTTTAAAGCCAGATGTTTGGACTTCTATTTTAATCGTAATTACCCCGTTAACATATTCATTTTTTTCAGCGATATGGGGGATCTTTATTAATAATCGATTTGCTTATTATGACTGGGAGTCAGAAACACAAGTAGTGAAACAGAGTGTGGGATCTTTTGTTGGCATGTTTGGAGGCCTGATTATGGCTGGTATACCTGGCTTATTAGTAGGTACTGCTACGATATCGAACTATAGGGTATTTACTTTTGTAGTTGTTGTAGCACTTTCTATTATTACCACGTTACTGTATAACAATGAATCTAGAAAAAGTATAAGGTGA
- a CDS encoding ABC transporter ATP-binding protein → MLEIINFSKTYKGGRKAVDNLNLTVQAGDIFGFIGHNGAGKSTTIKSLVGVIDFEEGEIFVDGHSVKKDPIACKKVMAYIPDNPDLYEQLTGIQYLNFVADVFGVSAKDREERIQKYGDAFEITAYLGDLISSYSHGMKQKVAIISAVLHNPKLLVLDEPFVGLDPKAAIVLKNIMKELCETGSAIFFSTHVLDVAEKLCNKIAMINKGKLAISGEVKSLIKENSLEELFMKVLADEK, encoded by the coding sequence ATGTTAGAAATAATCAATTTTAGCAAAACATACAAAGGTGGTAGGAAAGCAGTTGATAATTTGAATCTTACTGTTCAAGCAGGAGATATTTTTGGATTTATCGGACACAACGGTGCGGGGAAAAGTACAACGATTAAGTCACTAGTGGGTGTTATAGACTTCGAAGAGGGTGAAATTTTTGTTGATGGGCATTCAGTAAAAAAGGATCCTATTGCGTGTAAGAAAGTAATGGCATATATTCCTGATAATCCAGATTTATACGAGCAATTAACAGGAATTCAATATTTAAATTTTGTTGCTGATGTTTTTGGAGTGTCTGCAAAAGATAGGGAAGAACGGATACAAAAATATGGGGATGCTTTTGAGATTACGGCATATTTGGGAGATTTAATATCTTCCTACTCACACGGTATGAAACAAAAAGTAGCGATTATATCGGCAGTTTTGCATAATCCGAAATTATTAGTTTTGGATGAACCTTTTGTCGGTCTTGATCCAAAGGCAGCTATAGTATTAAAGAATATTATGAAGGAACTTTGTGAAACGGGCAGTGCGATTTTTTTTTCTACCCATGTCTTAGATGTGGCAGAAAAATTATGTAACAAGATAGCGATGATCAATAAAGGAAAACTAGCAATTTCAGGGGAAGTAAAGTCTCTCATAAAGGAAAATTCATTAGAAGAGCTCTTTATGAAGGTGCTTGCTGATGAAAAATAA
- a CDS encoding autorepressor SdpR family transcription factor, translated as MNQAFKALADPTRRKILDLLKEGNLTAGEIAEHFNMTKPSISHHLNALKNAELIQDEKRGQFVVYSLNTTVFQDLLTWVFTFTNKGGDEK; from the coding sequence TTGAACCAAGCATTTAAAGCATTAGCAGATCCAACAAGGCGAAAAATATTAGATTTATTAAAAGAAGGGAACTTAACAGCTGGCGAAATTGCCGAACACTTCAATATGACAAAGCCGAGTATTTCGCATCATTTAAATGCATTGAAAAATGCTGAATTAATACAAGATGAAAAAAGAGGACAATTCGTTGTGTACTCCTTAAACACAACCGTTTTTCAAGATTTATTAACTTGGGTGTTTACGTTTACGAATAAAGGGGGAGATGAGAAGTGA
- a CDS encoding ABC transporter permease, protein MTFWQFAFKNVSRNSRAYFAYFLSSSFSIAIFFSFAVYLFHPRLQNSSMVDGISALMIFSEVVIVFFSFFFLLYSIGTFLKVRKKQFGVLTVLGISRKQLKRLVFMENMLIGILSIFVGIQFGLVFSQFFLLVTAKITYIPGLYLYWPTWPIILTMTVFLGLFIFVSAFTPMLIKTRKVVRLLKEGNVKQKERKPSILISLFGAICLLSGYVLAGNPKYFISFGSEIGALYIVSSVFVIPSLVAIGTYFFFSQISFLLIRILKTRRKFYMKRINMLWISDLASRIRTNINMLFIVAMLSTLAFTMITFIYGFGKFTKFDVTKNKPFPFTYISYDANPLVSQHMEWLEQQLSEEQFEYKKFKTDLYAVSLEKNANTPYDREAFVLKQSDYNELATALKLKHLFVKDNETYLLPGHGYQNLVGALEEHSRQKNVTISQNSLTLRVKGYENFSIIPTGRVQQIMILSDDTVHAFSNSMEHRTLYNFQVQNWEKTNTIAAEYMNKLQTERKKIPTKEPLYYMDEASNSLYEIKLSAASFFLIGTFLGVIFFIGAGSVLYFRMYTDLTNEHEKYITMTKIGLTESEMKRSATIQLAILFFVPYIMASIHTIFATKMLQEIINLSLFAEVTVVLTIFGTIEILFFFLIRSLYIQKLSQHTKL, encoded by the coding sequence ATGACTTTTTGGCAGTTTGCATTTAAAAATGTTTCTCGTAACTCCCGGGCTTATTTTGCTTATTTCTTAAGCAGTTCATTTTCAATTGCTATTTTCTTTTCATTTGCGGTGTATTTATTTCATCCTCGATTACAGAATTCTAGCATGGTTGATGGAATTTCTGCATTAATGATATTTTCGGAAGTAGTCATTGTGTTTTTCTCCTTTTTCTTCTTGCTTTATTCCATCGGCACCTTCTTAAAGGTTCGAAAAAAACAATTTGGGGTTTTAACCGTTTTAGGAATATCGAGGAAGCAATTAAAACGCCTTGTTTTCATGGAAAATATGTTAATTGGCATATTATCTATCTTTGTTGGGATTCAATTTGGACTTGTTTTTTCACAATTTTTCTTATTGGTAACTGCAAAAATTACGTATATTCCAGGATTGTATTTATATTGGCCAACATGGCCCATCATTTTAACAATGACAGTCTTTCTTGGGCTCTTTATCTTTGTCTCAGCTTTCACTCCCATGTTAATCAAAACACGTAAAGTTGTGCGTCTTCTAAAAGAAGGGAATGTGAAACAAAAAGAGCGAAAGCCATCTATACTCATTTCTCTATTTGGTGCTATATGTTTGCTATCTGGATATGTATTAGCAGGGAATCCAAAATATTTCATATCATTTGGGTCTGAAATAGGCGCTCTATATATTGTTTCTAGTGTTTTTGTGATTCCTTCACTTGTTGCAATTGGAACGTATTTTTTCTTTTCACAAATTAGTTTCTTGCTCATTCGTATTTTGAAGACGAGACGAAAGTTTTATATGAAACGAATTAATATGCTGTGGATTTCTGATTTAGCAAGCCGTATTCGTACAAATATTAACATGCTCTTTATTGTAGCTATGCTATCAACCCTTGCTTTTACAATGATTACATTTATATATGGATTCGGGAAATTTACAAAATTTGATGTTACAAAAAATAAACCATTCCCATTCACCTATATTTCATACGATGCCAACCCACTTGTTTCCCAGCATATGGAATGGTTAGAACAACAGCTTAGCGAAGAACAATTTGAATATAAAAAGTTCAAAACAGATTTATATGCAGTATCATTGGAAAAGAATGCTAACACTCCCTACGACAGAGAAGCATTTGTATTAAAACAAAGTGACTATAACGAGCTTGCTACTGCTTTAAAGCTCAAACACCTTTTTGTCAAAGATAATGAAACATATTTACTACCTGGACACGGATATCAAAATTTAGTTGGTGCATTAGAAGAACACTCCAGGCAAAAAAACGTTACAATTTCTCAAAATTCACTTACATTACGCGTAAAAGGTTATGAGAACTTTAGCATTATACCAACTGGAAGGGTGCAACAGATAATGATTTTATCTGATGATACAGTACATGCCTTCTCAAATAGCATGGAACATAGAACGTTGTATAACTTTCAAGTACAAAATTGGGAAAAGACAAATACAATTGCAGCGGAATATATGAATAAATTGCAAACAGAGCGAAAAAAAATCCCAACTAAAGAACCTTTATATTATATGGACGAAGCAAGTAATTCACTTTATGAGATAAAATTAAGTGCTGCTTCATTCTTTCTTATTGGTACATTCCTTGGCGTGATTTTCTTTATTGGTGCTGGAAGCGTCCTTTATTTCCGTATGTATACAGATTTAACAAATGAACATGAAAAATATATTACGATGACAAAAATTGGTTTAACAGAATCTGAGATGAAGCGCTCAGCTACGATTCAGCTTGCCATTTTATTCTTTGTTCCATATATTATGGCCTCCATTCATACGATATTTGCTACTAAAATGCTGCAAGAAATAATAAACTTATCATTATTTGCTGAAGTTACAGTAGTTCTTACGATTTTTGGAACGATTGAAATTCTCTTTTTCTTTTTAATTCGTTCACTCTATATACAAAAATTATCGCAGCACACTAAGTTATAA
- a CDS encoding DUF1648 domain-containing protein has product MEEKMMKKKIDLTCMISSVVCLLPMILSVVLYSDLPEQIPIHWDVKGNPDKYASKTIAAFGLPLFMFVANVIVHFVLNYSSKNKKMSKAKILVTKWLIPVLSLILIPVCLLISK; this is encoded by the coding sequence ATGGAGGAAAAGATGATGAAAAAGAAAATTGATTTAACATGTATGATAAGTTCTGTGGTTTGTTTATTACCAATGATATTATCGGTTGTTTTATATAGTGATTTACCCGAACAAATCCCAATTCATTGGGATGTTAAAGGGAATCCTGATAAGTATGCAAGTAAAACGATAGCAGCTTTTGGATTACCATTGTTTATGTTCGTTGCTAATGTAATCGTTCATTTTGTGTTGAATTATTCTTCTAAAAATAAAAAAATGTCGAAAGCGAAAATATTAGTAACGAAGTGGTTAATTCCTGTATTATCGTTAATCCTTATTCCGGTATGTCTACTAATTTCTAAGTGA
- a CDS encoding response regulator transcription factor yields MYKVLIVEDDPNISSLLQTHIQKYGYDAVIADNFDDVMVSFNEVKPHLVLLDVNLPKFDGFYWCRQIRHESTCPIIFISARAGEMEQIMAIESGADDYITKPFHYDVVMAKIKGQLRRIYGDYAPNISERIVDVEGLKLYPERPELHFGTEQVLLTKKEAILAEMLLSKHPRTASREDLLAALWDDESFVEENTLNVNITRLRKKFTELGIENAIETVRGLGYRFNASWSE; encoded by the coding sequence ATGTACAAAGTTTTAATCGTTGAAGACGACCCAAATATCTCGTCTTTACTTCAAACTCACATTCAAAAATACGGCTATGATGCAGTTATTGCTGATAATTTTGATGATGTTATGGTTTCTTTTAATGAAGTAAAACCACATCTTGTTCTATTAGATGTAAACTTACCAAAATTCGATGGCTTCTACTGGTGCCGTCAAATTCGTCATGAATCTACTTGTCCAATCATTTTCATTTCGGCTCGTGCTGGTGAAATGGAGCAAATTATGGCGATTGAGAGCGGTGCGGATGATTATATTACAAAGCCGTTCCACTATGATGTTGTTATGGCGAAAATTAAAGGCCAATTACGTCGCATTTACGGTGACTATGCCCCGAATATTTCAGAACGTATTGTAGACGTAGAAGGTTTAAAATTATACCCTGAACGTCCAGAACTTCACTTTGGCACTGAGCAAGTATTACTAACAAAGAAAGAAGCAATTTTAGCAGAAATGTTGTTATCGAAACATCCTCGCACAGCAAGCCGTGAAGATTTATTAGCCGCACTTTGGGATGATGAAAGCTTCGTTGAAGAAAATACATTAAACGTAAATATTACGCGCCTTCGTAAAAAATTCACTGAACTTGGTATCGAAAATGCAATTGAAACAGTACGCGGATTAGGGTATCGTTTTAACGCATCTTGGAGTGAATAA